The following are encoded together in the Primulina tabacum isolate GXHZ01 chromosome 18, ASM2559414v2, whole genome shotgun sequence genome:
- the LOC142532309 gene encoding uncharacterized protein LOC142532309: MAPIASLGKHHHELATKFLAKYFPPGKSAQLKIEICTLRQTDLEQLYEAWYRYKELLRKCPNHGFEDWVQIELFYNGLNGQTRGTVDAAPGGTIFAKSPAQAYDLLEQMTINSYHWPSERSGVKRAVEVYAVDPITSLTAQVSALTTQLAAMNKVSIAETKSPLMVAEEPSLPEEVQYINNKNFGGYGGYRGKPSFEDLVGTFVVESGNRTESRLDNLETHMASIGATLKILESQVGQIKKQLTSQPSGAVQKTAEPNLREVNAIFIHHEETCVVCRKEKEVELTLVRDEKLSPTKGARGASINIMPRSLYEKLGLSKMRSTELSVQLADKSVKVPLGIVDDVELKIDKLEVLAEFLVLDMENSQDVHVILGRPLLAAVGAMIDVKRGKLTMEVESQLVEIRVSKKSYDTP; encoded by the exons atggctccaatcgcttccctTGGAAAGCATCACCATGAGCTAGCGACGAAATTTCTTGCGAAGTACTTTCCCCCTgggaagtctgcacagttgaagatcgAGATCTGCACTTTGAGGCAGACTGATTTGGAGCAATTATATGAAGCATGGTATAGATATAAAGAGTTATTGAGGAAGTGCCCGAATCATGGATTTGAAGACTGGGTccaaattgaattattttacaacGGTCTAAATGGGCAAACAAGAGGAACTGTGGATGCAGCACCCGGAGGCACTATCTTTGCAAAATCTCCTGCTCAAGCCTATGActtgcttgagcagatgacCATAAACAGCTACCACTGGCCATCTGAAAGATCTGGAGTGAAGAGGGCAGTTGAGGTTTATGCTGTGGATCCGATTACATCACTCACCGCCCAAGTGTCTGCACTGACCACTCAACTAGCAGCTATGAACAAAGTGAGCATAGCTGAGACTAAGAGTCCGTTGATGGTTGCTGAAGAACCATCCCTTCCAGAAGAAGTCCAATACATCAACAACAAGAACTTTGGAGGCTATGGAGGATaccgag GGAAGCCATCATTTGAGGATTTAGTGGGGACATTTGTTGTTGAATCTGGTAATAGAACTGAGTCTAGACTTGACAACCTTGAGACACATATGGCAAGTATTGGTGCTACTTTGAAAATCCTGGAGTCGCAAGTTGGGCAAATAAAGAAGCAACTCACGTCTCAACCGTCAGGCGCAGTTCAAAAGACTGCCGAACCAAATCTGAGAGAGGTGAATGCCATTTTTATACATCATGAAGAGACTTGTGTGGTATGCAGAAAAGAGAAGGAGGTTGAACTTACACTTGTTCGGGATGAAAAGCTAAGTCCAACCAAAGGAGCCCGAG GGGCAAGTATAAATATAATGCCAAGATCTCTCTACGAGAAACTTGGTTTGAGCAAAATGAGATCCACCGAATTAAGCGTGCAGCTGGCAGATAAATCGGTGAAGGTCCCATTGGGTATTGTGGATGATGTTGAACTGAAGATTGACAAATTAGAAGTTCTAGCAGAATTCTTGGTACTCGATATGGAGAATAGTCAGGACGTTCACGtcattctaggacgaccattATTGGCTGCTGTTGGAGCTATGATTGACGTGAAACGAGGAAAATTGACCATGGAAGTGGAAAGTCAGCTGGTGGAAATAAGGGTATCCAAGAAATCATACGACACACCATGA